TCGTCGCGGTGGCCACGCAGAAGGCCGTGGCGGTGCAGACGGGCACCACCGGGCCGGACGGCGGGGTGCGCCTCGAGTTCGCCCCGCCTGCGCCCGGCGCCTACAAGCTCGTGGCCAGCGCGAAGAAGGGCGAGCAGGACCTGGGCAAGGGCGAGGACGCGGTGGCCGTGCGCGCGGTGGGCCCCGAGCTCTCGGACGCCTCGGTGCGCACCGCGCTCCTGCGCGACGTGGCCGAGGCCACCGGGGGCAAGAGCTTCAGCCTGCCCTCCGGCGGCCTGCCCGAGCTGCCCTTGCTGGACCCTCCGGTGGTGGAGGTGGGCCGCGCGAAGGACCGCCCGCTCTGGGACCGCTGGTACTACCTGGCCGCGCTCGTGGCGCTGCTGGGCGGCGAGTGGTTCCTGCGCCGCCGCTTCGGCTACGTGTAGCGGCGGCGCGGCTTCGCGCCGGCTCCTTCGCGTCGCCTACTTCGACTCGATGACGCCGCAGGCGATGCGGTCGCCCGCGTTGCCCGCGGGGCCGCTCATGTGATCGTCCGCCTTGGCGTGCACGACGAGCGCGGTGCCGTCCTTGTCCATCACGCTGTTCTTGCCCTTGCCCAGGGTGAGCGCATCCGTGACGGCCTCGAACTGCGCCTTGCCGTCCGAGCCCACGGTGAAGTTGGGCAGGTCGCCCGCGTGGTGGCCCTTCTTGTTCATCAGGCCGTGCTCGTGCTTCGTCGGGTTGAAGTGGCTGCCCGCGCTGGTGAAGGGGGCCTCGCACTTGCCCACCTCGTGGAAGTGGATGGCGTGCGTGCCGGGGGGCAGGCCCTGGAGGTTGCCGCGCAGCATGAGGCCCGAGGGCGTCTGGGTGAGCGTCACCTCGCCCACGCTCTTGCCCTGCGCGTCCTTCAGCTCCACGCGGGTGCCCTCGTCGGCCTTCGAGGTGCTGGCTGTCCCGCCGTCCGCGGACTGGGCGAGCGCGGGCGCGGCGAAGCTGAGCAGGGCGGTGGCACAGAGCAGGGCAGGCGTCTTCATGAGACCTCCGGGGACTGCGGGTGTGGATGCGGCCTCTCGCTTAGCG
This genomic interval from Aggregicoccus sp. 17bor-14 contains the following:
- a CDS encoding superoxide dismutase family protein, encoding MKTPALLCATALLSFAAPALAQSADGGTASTSKADEGTRVELKDAQGKSVGEVTLTQTPSGLMLRGNLQGLPPGTHAIHFHEVGKCEAPFTSAGSHFNPTKHEHGLMNKKGHHAGDLPNFTVGSDGKAQFEAVTDALTLGKGKNSVMDKDGTALVVHAKADDHMSGPAGNAGDRIACGVIESK